From a single Lolium rigidum isolate FL_2022 chromosome 7, APGP_CSIRO_Lrig_0.1, whole genome shotgun sequence genomic region:
- the LOC124674239 gene encoding uncharacterized protein LOC124674239 → MEPPAARKWPGQGVLTRALLLGVAALALRLLYGAFVAVGGGWAPYPAVPATAVVARRTHVQAGSPEAWRSHDWRRAVDLHAEVLGRHLADGLLDTASRAVCLGGPQEALALRELGVPGAVAVARKRAPPLAVAGDDRRLPFTSSSVDFVFAGRALDASKHPSDLAGEAARILKPEAHLVVLTSSAGDAYSHRSLQALFPSLQLLRSREIDGPDASTLRELVFQKLNATPASTSATNCTIGDHKLHLLARAEPLIQEEPLKPWLTLKRNIQNIKYLPELADISFKRRYVYVDVGARSYGSSIGSWFRKQYPKQNRTFEVFAIEADPAFHPEYATRKGVTLLPYAAWVKNETLSFEINGDPGKEDEAKANGRGMGRIRPTAGKKMSGKVRSVPAFDFAEWLKQTVSEQDYVVMKMDVEGTEFDLIPRLFDTGAICLVDEVFLECHYNRWQKCCPGERSPKYQNTYEECFELFSSLRESGVLVHQWF, encoded by the coding sequence ATGGAGCCGCCGGCGGCGCGGAAGTGGCCCGGGCAGGGCGTcctcacgcgcgcgctcctcctcggcgTCGCCGCCCTCGCGCTCCGCCTGCTCTACGGGGCCTTCGTCGCCGTCGGCGGCGGCTGGGCGCCCTACCCGGCCGTGCCCGCCACCGCCGTGGTCGCCAGGAGGACCCACGTCCAGGCCGGGTCGCCGGAGGCGTGGCGCAGCCACGACTGGCGCAGGGCCGTGGACCTCCACGCCGAGGTCCTCGGCCGGCACCTCGCCGACGGCCTCCTCGACACCGCCTCCCGCGCCGTCTGCCTCGGCGGGCCCCAGGAGGCGCTCGCGCTGCGGGAGCTCGGCGTGcccggcgccgtcgccgtcgcgaggaagcgcgcgccgccgctcgccgtcgccggggacgACCGCCGCCTCCCCTTCACGTCCTCCTCCGTCGACTTCGTGTTCGCCGGCCGCGCGCTGGACGCCTCAAAACACCCATCCgacctcgccggcgaggccgcgcgGATCTTAAAGCCGGAGGCTCATCTCGTCGTGCTCACCTCCAGCGCCGGCGACGCCTACAGCCACCGCTCGCTCCAAGCGCTCTTTCCATCCTTACAGTTACTCCGATCTCGCGAGATCGACGGCCCCGACGCGTCCACGCTCCGGGAACTGGTCTTCCAGAAGCTCAACGCCACTCCGGCGTCCACCTCAGCCACCAACTGCACGATCGGGGATCACAAGCTCCACCTCCTGGCGCGCGCCGAGCCGCTGATCCAGGAGGAGCCACTGAAGCCGTGGCTCACGCTGAAGCGGAACATCCAGAACATCAAGTACCTCCCCGAGCTCGCGGACATCAGCTTCAAGCGCCGGTACGTGTACGTCGACGTCGGCGCGCGCAGCTACGGGTCCAGCATCGGGAGCTGGTTCCGGAAGCAGTACCCCAAGCAGAACCGTACGTTCGAGGTGTTCGCCATCGAGGCCGACCCCGCGTTCCACCCTGAGTATGCCACGAGGAAGGGTGTCACATTGCTTCCGTATGCCGCCTGGGTCAAGAATGAGACGCTCAGCTTCGAGATCAATGGTGATCCTGGGAAGGAGGATGAGGCTAAGGCCAATGGCCGTGGCATGGGGCGCATCCGTCCCACGGCCGGTAAGAAGATGTCCGGCAAGGTGCGGAGCGTGCCGGCATTTGATTTTGCGGAGTGGTTGAAGCAGACGGTTTCGGAACAGGACtacgtggtgatgaagatggatgtGGAGGGCAcggagtttgacctgatcccaaGGCTTTTCGACACGGGCGCCATCTGCTTGGTCGACGAGGTGTTCCTAGAGTGCCATTACAACCGGTGGCAAAAGTGCTGCCCTGGCGAGCGGTCGCCCAAGTATCAGAACACCTACGAGGAGTGTTTCGAGCTGTTTAGCTCGCTCCGGGAGAGCGGTGTTCTTGTGCATCAGTGGTTTTGA
- the LOC124673203 gene encoding cytochrome P450 716B1-like: MDYYLLKIVALTVTASAIAIHLLIKVRKSGPANLPPGSLGLPVIGQTLGVLRAARANSGNRWIQDRVDIHGPVWKASVLCTPTVFLTGPAANKFVFFSSALRARTPRSFRRIFGDKSIVDMHGEDHRRIRGALMEFLKPDMLKLYVGRVDGQVRRHLRENWRGRTTVRVLPLMKRLTFDVVSELLLGLETGAVRDALVEDFRRMVEGVFAVPVNFPFTTFSRSLVASRRARLLLEGITRDKKAMLGLGKASPSSDLITRLLSLTDGQGEQLLTDEEIVDNGMFALVAGHDTTSMLMASMVRHLASDPATLAAMVQEHEKIASNKAEGEALTWEDLLKMKLTWRVAQETLRIDPPFFGNVRTALEDIEFDGYRIPKGWQVFWTAKVTHMDPRIFHEPAQFDPSRFESQSPVTPPCSFVAFGGGPRICPAIEFTKMETLVTMHYLVRHFRWMLCCNPVLSPLHGLPIELEHRTSLCIRPG; encoded by the exons ATGGATTATTATTTGCTCAAAATCGTAGCACTCACTGTCACGGCCTCGGCCATAGCCATCCACCTGCTGATCAAAGTCAGGAAATCAGGTCCGGCGAATCTGCCCCCTGGCTCCCTGGGTCTGCCGGTGATCGGCCAGACCCTCGGCGTTCTCCGAGCCGCACGCGCCAACAGCGGCAACCGGTGGATACAGGACCGGGTCGACATACACGGGCCAGTTTGGAAGGCATCGGTACTGTGCACGCCGACGGTATTCCTCACGGGCCCGGCGGCCAACAAGTTCGTCTTCTTCAGCAGCGCGCTGCGGGCGAGGACGCCCCGGTCCTTCCGTCGTATCTTCGGGGACAAGAGCATTGTGGACATGCACGGCGAGGATCACCGCCGCATCCGCGGCGCGCTCATGGAGTTCCTCAAGCCGGACATGCTGAAGCTGTACGTCGGGAGGGTCGACGGCCAGGTGCGGCGCCACCTGCGGGAGAACTGGCGCGGCCGCACCACCGTGCGGGTGCTGCCGCTCATGAAGCGCCTGACGTTCGACGTCGTCTCCGAGCTGCTCTTGGGCCTCGAGACAGGCGCCGTGCGAGACGCCCTGGTCGAGGACTTCCGGCGAATGGTCGAGGGCGTTTTTGCAGTCCCGGTGAACTTCCCCTTCACGACGTTCAGCCGGAGCCTCGTGGCCAGCCGAAGGGCCCGGCTGCTGCTCGAGGGGATCACGCGTGACAAGAAGGCTATGCTGGGGCTGGGCAAGGCCTCGCCGAGCAGCGACCTCATCACCCGCCTGCTCAGCCTGACGGACGGCCAGGGCGAGCAGCTTCTTACCGATGAGGAGATCGTCGACAACGGCATGTTCGCCCTGGTCGCCGGCCATGACACCACGTCCATGCTCATGGCGTCCATGGTCCGGCACCTCGCCAGTGATCCGGCTACCCTTGCCGCTATGGTGCAAG AGCATgagaagattgcaagcaacaaggctGAAGGAGAGGctctgacctgggaagacttgttaaagatgaagctaacttGGCGAGTTGCACAGGAGACACTTCGCATCGACCCTCCCTTCTTTGGCAATGTCAGAACAGCACTAGAAGACATCGAGTTTGACGGCTACCGTATCCCAAAAGGATGGCAG GTGTTTTGGACCGCAAAAGTGACACACATGGATCCGAGAATCTTCCACGAGCCGGCTCAGTTTGACCCATCCCGGTTTGAGAGCCAATCACCTGTGACGCCACCATGCTCCTTCGTCGCGTTTGGCGGTGGCCCCAGAATATGCCCCGCGATTGAGTTTACCAAGATGGAAACATTGGTAACGATGCACTACCTTGTGAGACACTTCAGATGGATGCTCTGCTGCAACCCCGTGTTGTCGCCGCTACATGGCCTACCGATAGAACTCGAGCACAGAACCTCTCTTTGCATTCGACCGGGGTAA